One Cellulomonas taurus genomic region harbors:
- the prcA gene encoding proteasome subunit alpha has translation MSMPFYVSPEQLMKDRADYARKGIARGRSVVVLAYDDGIAFATENPSRALHKVSEIYDRIAFAAVGKYNEFENLRVAGVRYADLRGFSYDRRDVTARGLANAYAQTLGTVFTTESKPLEVELVVAEVGDGPDADQIYRLSYDGSVTDEQGFVVMGGQSERLREEIAGQWQPGMPLAGVLDLAVRVLGAPAEGADADDRRVIPAAQLEVAVLDRTRPRRAFRRLTGPVLTELLGAQ, from the coding sequence ATGAGCATGCCGTTCTACGTCTCGCCCGAGCAGTTGATGAAGGACCGGGCCGACTACGCCCGCAAGGGCATCGCGCGGGGCCGGTCCGTGGTGGTGCTCGCCTACGACGACGGGATCGCCTTCGCCACCGAGAACCCGTCCCGCGCCCTGCACAAGGTCTCCGAGATCTACGACCGGATCGCCTTCGCGGCAGTCGGCAAGTACAACGAGTTCGAGAACCTCCGGGTCGCCGGGGTGCGCTACGCCGACCTGCGCGGGTTCTCCTACGACCGCCGCGACGTGACCGCCCGCGGGCTGGCGAACGCCTACGCCCAGACCCTCGGCACCGTCTTCACCACCGAGTCCAAGCCGCTGGAGGTGGAGCTGGTGGTCGCCGAGGTCGGCGACGGCCCGGACGCCGACCAGATCTACCGGCTGTCCTACGACGGGTCGGTCACCGACGAGCAGGGCTTCGTGGTGATGGGCGGCCAGTCCGAGCGGCTGCGTGAGGAGATCGCCGGGCAGTGGCAGCCCGGGATGCCGCTGGCCGGGGTGCTCGACCTGGCGGTGCGGGTGCTGGGCGCACCGGCCGAGGGGGCGGATGCCGACGACCGGCGGGTGATCCCGGCGGCCCAACTGGAGGTCGCCGTACTGGACCGGACCCGGCCGCGCCGCGCGTTCCGCCGCCTCACCGGTCCGGTGCTCACCGAACTGCTCGGGGCGCAGTGA
- the pafA gene encoding Pup--protein ligase has protein sequence MDRRIFGLETEYGVTCAADEGRGLSADEVARYLFRKVVAWGRSSNVFLRNGSRLYLDVGSHPEYATAECDDWRQLVTHDRAGERILEGLIADAQVRLEHEGLPGRIHLFKNNTDSAGNSYGCHENYLVRRQGDFARTSDVLVPFLITRQILTGAGKVLTTPRGATFCFSQRADHIWESVSSATTRSRPIINTRDEPHADAEHFRRLHVIVGDSSMSETTTMLKVGATDLVLRLIEAGLPMRDLTLENPIRAIREISHDLTGMQPITLANGRTVTAIDLQEEYLGRVTDFLASQGPEATTPQIARVLDLWERGLRALRTDDLSLVERELDWVIKYRLIERYRAKHGLDLSDVRVQRMDLAYHDISRTEGLYNLLAQRGLVERITTDVEVFEAMSVPPQTTRAKLRGQFVQAAQEAHRDYTVDWVHLKLNDQAQRTVLCKDPFRHVDERVERLIESM, from the coding sequence ATGGACCGGCGGATCTTCGGCCTGGAGACCGAGTACGGCGTGACCTGCGCCGCCGACGAGGGCCGGGGCCTGTCGGCCGACGAAGTCGCGCGGTACCTGTTCCGCAAGGTGGTCGCCTGGGGCCGCTCGTCCAACGTCTTCCTGCGCAACGGCTCCCGGCTGTACCTGGACGTCGGATCGCACCCGGAGTACGCCACCGCCGAATGCGACGACTGGCGGCAGCTGGTCACCCACGACCGTGCGGGCGAGCGCATCCTGGAGGGCCTGATCGCGGACGCCCAGGTGCGGCTGGAGCACGAGGGTCTGCCCGGGCGGATCCACCTGTTCAAGAACAACACCGACTCGGCCGGCAACTCGTACGGCTGCCACGAGAACTACCTGGTGCGCCGCCAGGGCGACTTCGCCCGCACCTCCGACGTGCTGGTGCCGTTCCTGATCACCCGGCAGATCCTCACCGGCGCGGGCAAGGTGCTCACCACCCCGCGCGGGGCGACGTTCTGCTTCTCCCAGCGTGCCGACCACATCTGGGAGTCGGTGTCCTCGGCCACCACCCGGTCGCGGCCGATCATCAACACCCGGGACGAGCCGCACGCCGACGCCGAGCACTTCCGGCGGCTGCACGTGATCGTCGGGGACTCCTCGATGTCCGAGACCACCACGATGCTCAAGGTCGGGGCGACCGACCTGGTGCTCCGGCTGATCGAGGCCGGGCTGCCGATGCGTGACCTCACCCTGGAGAACCCGATCCGGGCGATCCGGGAGATCAGCCACGACCTGACCGGCATGCAGCCGATCACCCTGGCGAACGGTCGGACCGTCACCGCGATCGACCTGCAGGAGGAGTACCTGGGCCGGGTGACCGACTTCCTGGCCTCGCAGGGGCCGGAGGCGACCACCCCGCAGATCGCCCGCGTGCTCGACCTGTGGGAGCGCGGGCTGCGGGCGCTGCGCACCGACGATCTCTCACTGGTCGAGCGCGAGCTGGACTGGGTGATCAAGTACCGGCTGATCGAGCGCTACCGGGCCAAGCACGGCCTCGACCTGAGCGACGTGCGGGTGCAGCGGATGGACCTGGCGTACCACGACATCTCCCGGACCGAGGGGCTGTACAACCTGCTCGCCCAGCGCGGCCTGGTCGAGCGGATCACCACCGACGTCGAGGTCTTCGAGGCGATGTCGGTCCCGCCGCAGACCACCCGGGCGAAGCTGCGCGGGCAGTTCGTGCAAGCGGCCCAGGAGGCGCACCGCGACTACACGGTGGACTGGGTGCACCTGAAGCTGAACGACCAGGCTCAGCGCACCGTGCTGTGCAAGGACCCGTTCCGCCATGTCGACGAGCGGGTGGAACGGCTGATCGAGTCGATGTGA
- the prcB gene encoding proteasome subunit beta has protein sequence MTGRLPAAFTTPGSSSFTEFLAGYAPELLPGRGTALPVGEIPAAPHGTTIVALAFDGGVVMAGDRRATMGSQIASREIEKVFPADEFSAVGIAGTAGLAVELVRLFQLELEHYEKIEGSLLSLDGKANRLSTMIRGNLGLAMQGLAVVPLFAGYDTDRTIGRIFSYDVTGGRYEEHQHHSVGSGSVFARGSLKKLWRPGLDADHAVRVAVEALVDAADDDSATGGPDESRAIYPVVATVTAAGYLRVPDTQLAATVTEVLAARAEQHRQHRQDRQDGAQR, from the coding sequence GTGACCGGCCGCCTGCCCGCCGCCTTCACCACCCCCGGATCGTCCTCCTTCACCGAGTTCCTGGCCGGGTACGCGCCCGAGCTGCTGCCGGGCCGCGGGACGGCACTGCCGGTGGGTGAGATCCCGGCCGCCCCGCACGGCACCACGATCGTCGCGCTGGCCTTCGACGGCGGCGTGGTGATGGCCGGTGACCGGCGCGCCACGATGGGCTCCCAGATCGCCTCCCGGGAGATCGAGAAGGTCTTCCCGGCCGACGAGTTCTCCGCGGTGGGGATCGCCGGCACCGCCGGTCTCGCGGTGGAGCTGGTCCGGCTGTTCCAGCTGGAACTCGAGCACTACGAGAAGATCGAGGGCTCGTTGCTGTCCCTGGACGGCAAGGCGAACCGGCTGAGCACGATGATCCGGGGCAACCTCGGCCTGGCGATGCAGGGGCTCGCCGTGGTCCCGCTGTTCGCCGGGTACGACACCGACCGCACGATCGGCCGGATCTTCAGCTACGACGTCACCGGTGGCCGGTACGAGGAGCACCAGCACCACTCGGTCGGCTCCGGATCGGTCTTCGCCCGCGGTTCGTTGAAGAAGCTCTGGCGCCCCGGCCTGGACGCCGACCACGCGGTCCGGGTCGCGGTCGAGGCCCTGGTCGACGCCGCCGACGACGACTCCGCCACCGGGGGACCGGACGAGTCGCGCGCGATCTACCCCGTGGTCGCCACGGTCACCGCCGCCGGGTACCTGCGGGTGCCCGACACCCAGCTGGCGGCGACGGTGACCGAGGTCCTGGCAGCCCGCGCCGAGCAGCACCGGCAGCACCGACAGGATCGACAGGACGGAGCACAGCGATGA
- a CDS encoding FKBP-type peptidyl-prolyl cis-trans isomerase has product MQAGGERIDVRRIVALCAAAVLLLAGCGDNAPEDPEVVVTGEVDAPPTVTYRTPLKVSETTRETVWEGTGPDLVDGRPVLLDFWLENANDASLVKESYTSSPTPRMLTEEDLGKDLYATLSGQQVGARLVQISPASSASATSYPTVTVLDVLPTRASGEPVAPRDGMPAVTLSEDGAPTITPTGTEPPTDLTVQPLIRGTGQQISEGDVITVQYSGFTWSDGQEIDTTWTSGSPQTFTLSDVPAWSEALLEQSVGSQVMVVVPPSYALGVTQSEEFAGQTVVFVIDLLATRSPSASPAPTAAPTEGE; this is encoded by the coding sequence GTGCAAGCTGGAGGAGAGAGGATCGACGTGCGCCGGATCGTGGCCCTGTGCGCCGCCGCCGTGCTGTTGCTCGCCGGATGCGGTGACAACGCGCCGGAGGACCCCGAGGTGGTGGTGACCGGAGAGGTCGACGCACCGCCCACGGTGACGTACCGCACTCCGCTCAAGGTCTCCGAGACCACCCGGGAGACCGTGTGGGAGGGCACCGGACCCGACCTGGTCGACGGTCGCCCGGTGCTGCTCGACTTCTGGCTGGAGAACGCGAACGACGCCAGCCTGGTCAAGGAGTCCTACACCTCCAGCCCGACCCCGCGGATGCTGACCGAGGAGGACCTGGGCAAGGACCTCTACGCCACGCTCAGCGGCCAGCAGGTCGGTGCACGCCTGGTGCAGATCTCCCCGGCCAGCAGCGCCTCAGCCACCTCCTACCCGACGGTCACCGTGCTGGACGTGCTGCCCACCCGCGCCTCCGGCGAGCCGGTCGCCCCCCGGGACGGGATGCCGGCGGTCACCCTGAGCGAGGACGGCGCGCCGACCATCACGCCGACCGGCACCGAGCCGCCCACCGACCTGACGGTCCAGCCCCTGATCCGCGGCACCGGCCAGCAGATCAGCGAGGGCGACGTGATCACCGTGCAGTACAGCGGCTTCACCTGGTCCGACGGTCAGGAGATCGACACCACCTGGACCTCCGGCAGCCCGCAGACCTTCACCCTCTCCGACGTGCCCGCCTGGTCCGAGGCGCTGCTGGAGCAGTCGGTCGGCTCGCAGGTCATGGTCGTGGTGCCGCCGTCCTACGCCCTCGGCGTCACCCAGTCCGAGGAGTTCGCCGGGCAGACCGTGGTCTTCGTGATCGACCTGCTCGCCACCCGCAGTCCGTCCGCCAGCCCGGCGCCCACCGCCGCACCCACCGAGGGAGAGTGA
- the dop gene encoding depupylase/deamidase Dop: MTVRRVMGIETEYGVLQPGKAPANPMLLSSHVVAVHAPAKQAGRTKARWDYDDEDPLQDARGFHLQRAAAHPSLLTDDPARPAPSGDDPDSGAATGPSAPQPRPRPEFDEYEDPGAVNVILTNGARLYVDHAHPEYSSPEVTSPRDIVRWDVAGERVMLDSVRALSSVQALPDVALYKNNVDGKGATYGTHENYLVDRAVPFGDLASWITPFLVSRQVFTGSGRVGLGQRGERPGYQLSQRADYVEAEIGLETTLRRPIVNTRDEPHADPDLWRRLHVIVGDANLFEVATYLKTGTTSLVLWLIEQIAAGSASHLATQLDALTLADPVYAFGRVSHDLSLREPLDLADGRAMTALDIQRAYLAAVRGLLPDPDPETAEVLDRWSSILDRLATDPSSCAREVEWVGKLRLLDGMRRREQLAWDHPKLHAVDLQWSDVRPERGLYHRLAAAGAVERLTTEAEVEDAVVHPPTDTRAFFRGEVMARFGSQITAASWDSVVFDLPGSTSLQRVPMRDPLRGTREHVGELLASSPDATTLLARLGG; the protein is encoded by the coding sequence GCAACCGGGGAAGGCGCCTGCCAACCCGATGCTGCTGTCGTCCCATGTGGTGGCGGTGCACGCCCCGGCCAAGCAGGCGGGCCGCACCAAGGCCCGGTGGGACTACGACGACGAGGACCCGCTGCAGGACGCGCGCGGGTTCCACCTGCAGCGGGCGGCTGCGCACCCGTCGCTGTTGACCGACGACCCGGCTCGTCCGGCCCCGAGCGGTGACGACCCGGACTCGGGAGCGGCCACCGGGCCCTCGGCGCCCCAGCCCCGTCCCCGCCCCGAGTTCGACGAGTACGAGGACCCGGGCGCGGTCAACGTCATCCTGACCAACGGCGCCCGGCTCTACGTCGACCACGCGCACCCCGAGTACTCCTCGCCGGAGGTGACCAGCCCGCGGGACATCGTGCGCTGGGACGTCGCGGGGGAGCGGGTGATGCTGGACTCGGTGCGGGCGCTGTCATCGGTGCAGGCGCTGCCGGATGTCGCGCTGTACAAGAACAACGTCGACGGCAAGGGCGCCACCTACGGCACCCACGAGAACTACCTGGTCGACCGCGCCGTGCCCTTCGGCGACCTGGCGAGCTGGATCACCCCGTTCCTGGTCAGCCGTCAGGTGTTCACCGGCTCCGGCCGGGTCGGCCTCGGTCAGCGCGGGGAGCGGCCCGGGTACCAGCTGTCCCAGCGCGCCGACTACGTCGAGGCCGAGATCGGACTGGAGACCACCCTGCGCCGCCCGATCGTGAACACCCGGGACGAGCCGCACGCCGATCCGGACCTGTGGCGCCGCCTGCACGTGATCGTCGGCGACGCCAACCTGTTCGAGGTGGCGACCTACCTCAAGACCGGCACCACCTCGCTGGTGCTGTGGCTGATCGAGCAGATCGCCGCCGGATCGGCCTCGCACCTGGCCACCCAGCTGGACGCCCTCACCCTGGCCGACCCGGTGTACGCCTTCGGCCGGGTGAGCCACGACCTGAGTCTGCGCGAACCCCTGGACCTGGCCGACGGCCGGGCGATGACCGCCCTGGACATCCAGCGCGCGTACCTGGCGGCGGTGCGCGGACTGCTGCCCGACCCGGACCCGGAGACCGCCGAGGTGCTGGACCGCTGGTCGTCGATCCTGGACCGACTGGCGACCGACCCCTCCTCCTGCGCGCGGGAAGTCGAATGGGTCGGCAAACTGCGCCTGCTGGACGGGATGCGCCGCCGGGAGCAGCTGGCCTGGGACCACCCCAAGCTGCACGCCGTCGACCTGCAGTGGTCCGACGTCCGCCCCGAACGCGGTCTGTACCACCGTCTCGCCGCCGCCGGTGCGGTCGAGCGCCTCACCACCGAGGCCGAGGTCGAGGACGCGGTCGTGCACCCGCCCACCGACACCCGGGCGTTCTTCCGCGGCGAGGTGATGGCCCGGTTCGGCAGCCAGATCACCGCGGCCAGCTGGGACTCGGTGGTCTTCGACCTGCCCGGCTCGACCTCGCTGCAACGGGTGCCGATGCGCGATCCGCTGCGCGGGACCCGGGAGCACGTCGGCGAGCTGCTCGCGTCCAGCCCAGACGCGACGACGTTGCTGGCGAGACTGGGCGGCTGA
- the coaE gene encoding dephospho-CoA kinase, whose product MQRIGLTGGIAAGKSVAAAHFAGLGAVVIDYDLLSREAVAPGSAGLDAVAAAFGPQVLTTDGALDRPALGSIVFGDDAARTTLNHIVHPVVRRLAAEREAAAAAADPDAVIVHDIPLLAESGRDDSFHLVIAIVADVELRVRRLVDGRGLSEADARARIAAQVSDDVRVAAADLVLDGTGSPEDLRAQVDELWQRIAAEREAERG is encoded by the coding sequence ATGCAACGCATCGGACTGACCGGGGGTATCGCGGCCGGCAAGTCGGTCGCCGCGGCCCACTTCGCCGGACTGGGTGCGGTGGTGATCGACTACGACCTGCTCTCCCGCGAGGCGGTCGCGCCGGGCTCCGCCGGCCTCGATGCCGTCGCCGCCGCCTTCGGCCCGCAGGTGCTGACCACCGACGGTGCGCTGGACCGCCCGGCGCTCGGCAGCATCGTCTTCGGCGACGACGCGGCGCGGACGACGCTCAACCACATCGTGCACCCGGTCGTGCGCCGACTGGCGGCGGAGCGGGAGGCGGCAGCGGCCGCCGCCGACCCGGACGCGGTGATCGTGCACGACATCCCGCTGCTGGCCGAGTCCGGCCGGGACGACTCGTTCCACCTGGTGATCGCCATCGTCGCGGACGTCGAGCTGCGGGTGCGCCGCCTGGTCGACGGGCGCGGACTGTCCGAGGCCGACGCCCGCGCCCGGATCGCCGCCCAGGTGTCCGACGACGTGCGGGTCGCCGCCGCGGACCTGGTGCTGGACGGCACTGGCAGCCCGGAGGACCTGCGTGCGCAGGTCGACGAGCTGTGGCAGCGGATCGCCGCCGAGCGGGAGGCCGAGCGCGGATGA
- a CDS encoding pyroglutamyl-peptidase I: MTTVLLTGFEPFDGQPVNASWAAVREVAALWAGPSDVADHLPAAEPGDAAGEAGPVADERCHDAPESGSGEIAPAPRLIARMLPVSFARAPRRLAELIAEHRPDLVLCVGEAGGRARVSIERVGINVQDARIPDEDGAQPVDVPVVAHGPAAHFATLPIKAALLAARATGVPVEVSNTAGTYVCNTIAYTVGDLGVRGGFVHVPRLPEQMPAGAPAMAARDAARALAAILGAALSTADDAVVAAGAEH; the protein is encoded by the coding sequence ATGACCACGGTGCTCCTGACCGGCTTCGAACCCTTCGACGGCCAGCCGGTGAACGCGTCCTGGGCGGCGGTGCGCGAGGTGGCCGCCCTGTGGGCGGGGCCGTCGGACGTGGCGGACCACCTGCCCGCCGCGGAGCCGGGTGATGCAGCCGGGGAGGCTGGACCGGTGGCCGACGAGCGCTGCCACGACGCCCCGGAGAGCGGCTCGGGCGAGATCGCACCCGCCCCGAGGTTGATCGCCCGCATGCTCCCGGTGTCCTTCGCCCGGGCACCCCGCCGCCTCGCCGAACTGATCGCGGAGCACCGCCCCGACCTGGTGCTCTGCGTGGGCGAGGCGGGCGGACGCGCCCGGGTGTCCATCGAACGCGTGGGCATCAATGTCCAGGACGCCCGCATCCCGGACGAGGACGGCGCCCAGCCGGTCGACGTCCCGGTGGTCGCGCACGGCCCGGCGGCCCACTTCGCCACGCTGCCGATCAAGGCGGCGCTGCTGGCGGCCCGGGCGACCGGCGTGCCGGTGGAGGTGTCGAACACCGCGGGCACCTACGTCTGCAACACGATCGCCTACACGGTGGGCGACCTGGGGGTGCGGGGCGGGTTCGTGCATGTGCCGCGGCTGCCGGAGCAGATGCCGGCGGGTGCGCCCGCGATGGCGGCGAGGGACGCGGCTCGGGCACTCGCGGCGATCCTGGGCGCGGCGTTGAGCACCGCCGACGACGCGGTGGTCGCCGCGGGCGCGGAGCACTGA
- a CDS encoding ubiquitin-like protein Pup, with protein MAGQEHAQGARREDEPVDGSDDSGVANAQATAQQRDADVDALLDDIEDVLESNAEQFVRGFVQKGGQ; from the coding sequence ATGGCTGGTCAGGAGCACGCACAGGGCGCCCGGCGCGAGGACGAGCCTGTCGACGGATCTGACGACTCCGGAGTCGCGAACGCCCAGGCGACCGCGCAGCAGCGGGACGCCGACGTGGACGCCCTGCTGGACGACATCGAGGACGTGCTGGAGTCCAACGCCGAGCAGTTCGTGCGCGGCTTCGTGCAGAAGGGTGGTCAGTGA
- the hisF gene encoding imidazole glycerol phosphate synthase subunit HisF gives MSVALRVIPCLDVDAGRVVKGVNFENLRNAGDPVELAATYDRSGADEVTFLDVSASSSDRETTYDVVRRTAEQVFVPLTVGGGVRSPEDVDKLLRAGADKVGVNTAAIARPELIGEIAERFGSQVLVLSVDARRVRDGAATDSGYEVTTHGGRRGTGIDAVAWAARAAELGAGEILLNSMDADGTTDGFDLEMLRAVRREVRIPLIASGGAGTVEHFAQAAEAGADAVLAASVFHFGTLSITEVKDHLRSRGFAVR, from the coding sequence GTGTCCGTCGCACTGCGGGTGATCCCGTGCCTGGACGTCGACGCCGGCCGCGTGGTCAAGGGCGTCAACTTCGAGAACCTGCGGAACGCCGGTGATCCGGTGGAGCTCGCGGCGACCTACGACCGCAGCGGTGCCGACGAGGTCACCTTCCTCGACGTGTCGGCCTCGTCCTCGGACCGGGAGACCACCTACGACGTGGTGCGGCGCACCGCCGAACAGGTCTTCGTCCCGCTGACCGTCGGGGGCGGCGTGCGTTCGCCCGAGGACGTCGACAAGCTGCTGCGCGCCGGTGCCGACAAGGTCGGAGTGAACACCGCCGCCATCGCCCGGCCGGAACTGATCGGGGAGATCGCCGAGCGCTTCGGCTCCCAGGTGCTGGTGCTGTCCGTGGACGCCCGCCGGGTCCGGGACGGCGCCGCCACCGACTCCGGCTACGAGGTCACCACGCACGGCGGTCGCCGGGGCACCGGCATCGACGCGGTGGCGTGGGCCGCCCGCGCGGCGGAGCTCGGCGCGGGGGAGATCCTGCTGAACTCGATGGACGCCGACGGCACCACCGACGGCTTCGACCTGGAGATGCTCCGCGCCGTGCGCCGCGAGGTGCGCATCCCGCTGATCGCCTCCGGCGGCGCCGGGACCGTCGAGCACTTCGCGCAGGCAGCCGAGGCCGGGGCGGACGCGGTGCTCGCCGCCAGCGTCTTCCACTTCGGCACGCTCAGCATCACCGAGGTCAAGGACCACCTCCGCTCGCGGGGTTTCGCGGTCCGCTGA